aaccccaaacacacAGAGTACATGTAAGTTCTGTGGTTACTGCAGCCAAGAGCATTATACCAGGAAGTAAatcaggaatcatagaataaccaggttggaagagacccaccggatcatcaagtccaaccataacaaTATTTTTAGAATACGATCAACCTCTCTCTGCATATTCATAGAAGATGacattaatataattttacagGATTAATTAAAACCTGCTCCCAAAGGTTTTGGGACAACATCCAGAGCCAACAGGATCCAACTTGAATATTGGCTTTGGCTCTTTGGATTACGGGCTTAGAATTGCACATCACATTACACAGAATCCAGTGACGTATTAGAGGAAGATCTGTGTGAAAGACAAGCCAGAGACTgcctacaggaaaaaagaaaggccaAGGCTCAAGCAGGCAGAGACCACAGAGGCTTTCCTAGTAAGCTTCTGCTTCTGAGGGAAGCATTCATGTTGAGTGATGAGCTGGCAGAGCGGACGTGTGCAGAGCAAGAGCAATTGGAGTAAGGGGTATAAAGAGACAAGCACCGTAAAACTCCAAATAATGTCCATCTTCATGTGTCAGATATGAATGTGTGCTTTGGCCTTGGTGGCACACGCTGCAGTGTGACTGGACTTGCCCTGCATGCCCATTTTGCAGTGGTGTTTTTACAGCTGGCCAGTTGTGCTGGGTGCTCTACAGGGAGACACAAAAACCAGCCCTGCTCTAAAGAGCTCAGCGGGCACACACTACAGCAGGACATGCTGCAGAGGGATGAAGAAAACTGTGAGAGCAATAGGAAGGGCATCACTTCCACACAGACAAGCACACTGTATGCTAAACTCATCTGCGCCAATTCAACAGATTACCTGTTGAAACCTGGACTTCTATCACATGAAATGCCATCATGATGCATTTCTGGCATTTTCAGCACTTTGCATTCTGCTAGGGCAGGTTTCAAGGCTTCGGGTTTTTTTGACCCTGGAACTGCATATCCTGTGCTTACAGGCTACCTACAGGACCCTGACGAGAAGGAGTATGTGCTGGTCAATAACAAGTGTCAGTGTGTAACAGTGACCTCAAAGTTTGTCCCCTCCAAAGAAAATCCGAATGAAGAAATCCTGGAGAGAAACATACGCATCCTGTAAGTGGCAGACAAGTATTACATGGAGTTGGTAAACGGCAGATGAAGtgttctcatttctctttccatGTTGTTTCCCATGTCCTGGCATTGATGTGAACTGTTTCTCCTGTGGGCTGCTGTTATGGTGTCCTGGaatattttcttgcttattGTTTTTCTAACTCACATGAACACATGTGGTGTTGGGCTCTTCAGATCCAAAAAGTACCTCCATGTTTTAGGGGGTCTAATATTAACCTCAAATCAGGCTGGGGAAGTAGAGTAACATTTCTACAGTTGATCAAATCTGAAACTAAATTTGGCCCGTGACACTGGGCTCTTACTGATCTGCTAGCAAGCCTGCTATTTTACAGGCTGGGACAACTAATAAATGCCAAAACTATTCCAAAAGCTTAATCCCATGAGGCAGACTTCAGGTCAAGAGCAGGGTTTTGTCCTCCATTCACACAGACCTTACAGAAGTGTGTTGTGTCTGTTGTAAATATGAGCCTAATGCAGGCTCAAAGCTGCAGGAGTTCTGGTGGAGTTCacaacaggagaaaacattAAGCATCTGTCCTGCAAGTCTCTGGCACCTGCCAGCTTAGAATTTGAAAAAATTCTCATCACTGTCACCTTGGAAGTATCATTTTCAGCAACTGCTGCAGTCTTTGGGAGGGTTGGTGCCTTTGAGGGCACAGAAAGGCTAAGGTCTACTGTTCCTGGGCTTTGCTGTGGAAAAGGGTCAGGAAGGAAATAGCATGAAGAACAAGATGAGAATTGTTCACAGCAGTGTCCTGTTTAATAAGTAGTTTTTATGAGAGTgattctcttccctcctttgcAGAGTACCCCTGAGGGCTCGGGAGAACATCTCtgaccccctgtcccccctcagAACCAAATTTGTCTACCGCATGACTGAGCTGTAAGTACTTTTATTTACTTGGTTCATTTCCTAACACTTAACCTCCCCTGCAGCACGTGCTTCAAGGCTGGTAGAAAAGGTGAGGTAGAGCCACAGAGAAGTCTTTCCTGTGAAGCCTAGTTTCATCTTCTGTTGCAAGCCAAGACGTTACCTCCATGATCAATTCATGTAAAGAGGTCTCATTCAGACGGAATGTTTCATTCTGAGCTCTGTTCATATCAATTGTCCTGAATATCAGCAAATTACACATTGCCTGTTTAACCCTTGCCTTGCCAATAGCCATCTGACAGCACTAAAAGCACCTGGCTGGGAGTTCCTGTGTAACACCTAGCAAGATACCTGCCCAGCTACGTCTGCTGATAAGCAGGGAGGGGTtgggcttcaccaagggcaccTTCTCATCACCACTCTTAACGCTTGTTCTATTCTCCATctctttcagctgcagaaaatgcAATCCTGTAGAGATTGAGCTGGGTGGTGAGATATACCAGGCCCAGCAAAGTACTTCCTGCGATGAACCCGAAACCTGCTATACCTACGACAGGAATAAGTGCTACACCTCAACTGTCCCACTCCTCTACCAGGGAAAGGTGGAAAATGTTAAGGCAGCTCTGACACCGGCATCCTGCTATGCCGATTAGCTCAACCCACTGCTGTGCTAACGCCTTCTAGCGCTCAGTATTCCTACGAAACCTACATGTATAGCACCATAGAGTACCTGCACAACAGTGTCCAAAATACCAGCTCCCAGAGTAATGCCAGCTTGCCTCTCCATATTGTTTTCAACATCAAATGAGTGTCATCTCCCAAGAGCAGTGAGTGGTTGTCACACTCTGTTCTTGTACCCCTGGCATGCACCTGCAGTGCCATAGTTGTGCACCTCAGACATTATCACCATAGAGACCCAACCCTCAGCAGATGTAAATCAGCATTTGCATGAGGGTAGATTTACATTTCCCTTCTGAAATCAAGGGAACTACACCGATTTATGAGACTGGGGAACCTGTCTTTCTGACAGTCTTCCATCAGTCTTGATCTAAGCAAGGCTGCCACAGACATCAGCAGGAACATCTATGGACTTCCTCACTGAGCAATCTAAAGCAAGCCTTTGCAC
The window above is part of the Phaenicophaeus curvirostris isolate KB17595 chromosome 4, BPBGC_Pcur_1.0, whole genome shotgun sequence genome. Proteins encoded here:
- the JCHAIN gene encoding immunoglobulin J chain; the encoded protein is MTSSSLLCLALAIFSGFVLVAGYLQDPDEKEYVLVNNKCQCVTVTSKFVPSKENPNEEILERNIRILVPLRARENISDPLSPLRTKFVYRMTELCRKCNPVEIELGGEIYQAQQSTSCDEPETCYTYDRNKCYTSTVPLLYQGKVENVKAALTPASCYAD